A window from Macaca nemestrina isolate mMacNem1 chromosome 8, mMacNem.hap1, whole genome shotgun sequence encodes these proteins:
- the LOC105468487 gene encoding kelch-like protein 38, translated as MVSLRARGRNSPGGQARPGTSGCHRGKTRMDEESPDGVLFKDHDFSSDLLRQLNSLRQSRILTDVSICAGAREIPCHRNVLASSSPYFRAMFCSSFREKSEAKVQLKGIDPLTLDQIVSYVYTGEARIDADNVLPVMEAASMLQFPKLFEACSSYLQSQLAPSNCLGMIRLSEILSCETLKKKAREVALTSFPEVAASADLKELCALELRDYLGDDGLCGEEEKVFEALMVWIKHDLQARKRYMQELFKQVRLQYIHPAFFQHFIANDALLQSSPACQLILETAKRQMFSLCGTSAPDCKLLLHVPPRNSYQDFLILLGGRKDSQQTTRDVLLYSKQTGQWQSLAKLPTRLYKASAVTLHRSVYVLGGMAVSSGRSLVSHNVYIFSLKLNQWRLGEPMLVARYSHRSTAHKNFIFSIGGIGEGQELMGSMERYDSICNVWESMASMPVGVLHPAVAVKDQRLYLFGGEDIMQNPVRLIQVYHISRNSWFKMETRMIKNVCAPAVVLGERIVIVGGYTRRILAYDPQSNKFVKCADMKDRRMHHGATVMGNKLYVTGGRRLTTDCNIEDSASFDCYDPETDTWTSQGQLPHKLFDHACLTLQCIPRTSALP; from the exons ATGGTTTCCCTCAGAGCTAGAGGTAGAAACTCTCCAGGGGGACAAGCCAGACCAGGCACCAGTGGATGTCACCGCGGCAAAACAAG GATGGACGAGGAGTCTCCAGATGGGGTGCTCTTCAAAGATCATGACTTCTCTTCTGACTTGTTGAGGCAGCTCAACAGCTTAAGGCAAAGCAGGATCCTGACTGATGTGAGCATCTGTGCCGGTGCCCGGGAGATCCCCTGCCACCGCAACGTGCTGGCCTCCAGCAGCCCCTACTTCAGGGCTATGTTCTGCAGCAGCTTCCGGGAGAAGAGTGAAGCCAAAGTGCAGCTGAAAGGCATTGACCCCCTAACCCTGGACCAGATCGTCTCCTACGTGTACACGGGGGAGGCACGCATCGATGCTGACAATGTCCTCCCCGTAATGGAGGCCGCCTCCATGCTACAGTTCCCCAAGCTGTTTGAGGCCTGCTCCTCATACCTGCAGAGCCAGCTGGCCCCCAGCAACTGCCTGGGCATGATCAGACTCTCAGAAATCTTAAGCTGCGAGACCCTCAAGAAGAAAGCCAGGGAGGTGGCACTGACGTCCTTCCCAGAGGTGGCCGCATCAGCCGACCTGAAGGAGCTCTGTGCCTTGGAGTTGAGAGACTATCTGGGAGATGATGGGCTCTgtggggaggaagaaaaggtgTTTGAGGCCCTCATGGTTTGGATCAAGCATGACCTCCAGGCCCGGAAGCGATACATGCAGGAACTGTTCAAGCAGGTCAGGCTGCAGTACATCCACCCAGCCTTCTTCCAACACTTCATCGCCAACGATGCCCTCCTGCAGTCCTCGCCTGCATGCCAGCTCATCTTGGAGACCGCCAAAAGACAGATGTTCTCTTTGTGTGGCACCAGCGCCCCAGACTGCAAACTCCTATTGCATGTCCCTCCAAGAAACTCTTACCAAGATTTCCTCATCCTCTTGGGCGGAAGGAAGGACAGCCAGCAGACCACCAGGGACGTCCTACTGTATAGCAAACAGACTGGCCAATGGCAGAGCCTTGCCAAACTCCCGACACGGCTGTACAAGGCCTCTGCTGTCACCTTGCACCGCAGCGTCTACGTGCTGGGGGGCATGGCTGTCAGCTCagggaggagtctggtcagtcaTAACGTCTACATCTTCTCCCTCAAACTCAACCAGTGGAGGCTGGGGGAGCCCATGCTGGTGGCCCGCTACTCCCACAGAAGCACTGCCCATAAGAACTTCATCTTCTCCATCGGGGGTATTGGAGAAGGGCAGGAGCTCATGGGCTCCATGGAAAGATATGACAGCATCTGCAATGTCTGGGAGAGTATGGCCAGCATGCCCGTGGGGGTGCTCCACCCCGCAGTCGCTGTGAAAGACCAAAGACTCTATCTCTTTGGAGGAGAGGACATCATGCAGAACCCTGTGCGCCTTATCCAG GTTTATCACATTTCCAGAAATTCGTGGTTCAAAATGGAGACAAGAATGATCAAGAATGTGTGTGCCCCTGCAGTGGTGCTCGGGGAGCGGATTGTCATTGTGGGAG GTTACACAAGGAGGATTCTTGCTTATGACCCTCAATCCAACAAATTTGTCAAATGTGCGGACATGAAAGACCGGAGGATGCACCACGGGGCCACCGTGATGGGAAACAAACTCTACGTGACGGGCGGGCGGCGGCTGACCACAGACTGCAACATTGAGGACTCCGCCTCCTTCGATTGCTACGACCCCGAGACGGACACCTGGACATCCCAGGGACAGTTGCCACACAAGCTCTTTGACCACGCCTGCCTCACTCTCCAGTGCATACCCCGCACATCCGCCCTCCCATGA